The following DNA comes from Hypomesus transpacificus isolate Combined female chromosome 5, fHypTra1, whole genome shotgun sequence.
GTCGTGAATTGAGTGGTAGCTATATTATCCATACAAATCATAAGGAGATCATTCATCAACAAAGTCAGGCGGATAGCCATCAGAAAGGCACAGAGCTATTCAACCAGCACAGACTTCCTGTGTTCATCAGATCAGTCAGAAcagggaggaaagaaggaggttTGGTCGATTTACGGCGCTGGAATCTGTGATTCCTATCAAACTCTGAACACCAGCAAAACACAGAAGtcatattcaaattcatatAATATTACAAAACCTAAGTGTGCTCACACTGAGTGATAATAGGCCTAGAGATTCTGCGTAAACGAGACACAAAATGAGAGTTTGTTTTAGGAACTTCTCTATCTGTAACTATCCCACTATTTGTACAGTGTatttttccattacattgagaCTCGGGTCGTTCACATGCTTGAGAGAAAACAACAGGTTTAataagcccccccacccccgacgTGTAAGAAGGGGGGCTGTTCCATGGTTAAATCCATGTGGACCGCAGGGTGGGCCTCATCTCCTCGCCTCTCACAGCATTCGTTGGCAGCGCAGGAACATGGGAAAGTGCAGCACGTGGAGTATTTGCGTAATCCAGCACACGTCTGTGTTGGATTAAGATGGAAGGCCGTAGAGATGCCCGCCTTTTTCTCACGTTAAGGGACATCAGTTTTGACCTCTGCATCTGGAAGTTAATGGACCAATCAAGGGCTGGCTGTCCAGTGGTGATCGGGGCGAACAGTGTTTCCTTTCAAAACAGCGACAGTTCAAGGTCACGTTGACTACTCCTCAAGCAAAGAAAAGCAAACCTCGTTGTCTCAAATAGTTGTGTGTTGAATCCTCGTTCAGCTAGGAGAGTTGAAAACGTTTCCAAATCTAAAGGCCTGTTAAGTGATTAAGTATCTTTTGCTTTGTTTGAAAAATGCTATGTGCCCAGAATAACTGGAAAACATCTCCAAATGTACTTTTGATAAAGATGACAAATAGGATTCAATCCTGGTTTACAAATCCTAGCATTTGGAACAAAATGATGCAGTCTGGATGTGTGGTTGTGAAAATATGATTTGGTCTGATTCATTGAACTGCAATGAGTACAGTAAGGCTTCCAACAAGAGAATTACTTAGTCACAAAGACCATTCCTGTCAGAACCTCTTCTCATCGAGCAAGTCAGTAACACAAATATTTAGTGTAGATATGTCCAAACAGAACCAGTCAGAAAGATACATTTCACAGCTCCCTTAATTAACTGAAGCAGTTCAGTGTAGCAGCTAAGAAAAGCACCCACAGCACCCAGAAGTGAACAGCTGCACTATCTCCCTCATTATGAAAGTGACTGATAGGCACATGGAAAACACAGTGTATCTATACTGACACACTCCAGGACTCGTAGAAGAGCAATCCTCACTCACCCCTTCCTTTTAACACGACTACCCAAAACCTTATTACATCCCCATTTTTGTGACTGTTTACATTTCGTAGGACAATCTTTCAAACAATTAAATGTCATGGAATTACTACAGCAGTTGTTCCATACGGTGACTTGGGAAACTGGGCcctgagaaaaaagagaaattgACTGTGGGATCAGAAAAGACACAGGATGCAAATATGGGGGAGCAAGAGCCTTGGGGACGATAAAACCGTGACACGAGGTCAAAGGGGAGAAAATGTCTTCACTCTGAGTACTGTGAACTCCAGAAGCAGTACAGACAGGGGGGAAAGAATGTCCTGTTAGTACAGCCATCAGGATAAACCAGTTACAAGCTATGTTTAGACACTGTACGTAAGGCCCACTTCCTGGTTCCTCTGTCAGCGTTCGGGTAGTGTAGTAGAGGACAGGATGATcagacagtcacatgaccaggagACAGGGGGATTGGTGGACAGGCTTGGGAAAATACTGTGATGGAGAATCATTGCATCAACATGACACATGAGGGCAGGACTCTGACACACCCCAAGCACTGGGGGTGGTTGGGTGTCGTGGTTAGAGCATTTTCCATAAGATATACAGATCAGTATACAGTACATCACTTTgggtaaaagcatctgctaaattactaaattatTGTGAAATATAGTTATGAAGTATGTTGTTTGGATTCCATCCGTCAGTTTGTTGTACCATAGGGTTAGGTGGATTTATATGAAGGTAAAGGAGTAATGTTTCCAAATGACAGATTTCAAATTGAAGGATAGGATCTCTAAAGGGTATGGAGTGGCATATCCCTGCTGCTAAAGGCTGCAGGCTGGTGCGCCTCAGCTTCATGAAATCAAGGTGTTAGCGCCCCCTAGTGTTGACTGCCAAACACAAACTCCTTAACGTCCAGAACATACACCCTTGACAAACGTCACATTCCATGATACACTCCAAAACCTTTAAATCAATTTGTGCTTGAAAACAAAACTGTGAGATAGGAATTGGGACCAACTGAGATAGGGCTTAGGACAAACTGTGAGATAGGGCTTAGGACCAACTGTGAACCAAGTAGTTCTGCTGTCGAGTGATCGTATTCTGCCTTGAGCTCAAGACACAATTCCATGCTAACATAAATATAGCTGCTTTGCAGAAGGTCAATCTCAGACACATCGTTAATCTTCTCTTGAATTACTCCCAGTAGTCTGATATGCTGGACCATTTGGTACAATGTGTAAATAAGAAAGGCAAATAaatcaatattttttatttatttttgaagcTTTTTGGCAATTTTGTTGCACCAAAGAATGCACAAATCGACAGCATTATCCTAACGTTCAACATCTTGCGGAAATAGTGAAAGAAAATCTAATAAACGTTGGGGTGAAATTTCCAGTGATTGTTTTGTACATAAAACAGATACAAGAACCTACAAAatactgagaaaaaaaaaatcataaattGATGATGAACATTAAAAAGGTGATAGAATTACATGTAGGATTTGTCCATTTGGCGTCACGCACCAGATTGAACCTCTAGTGTTTACTGTGGACCCCTCCTGTTCACCGTTGCATCTTCAAGTGGCCGTGCAAAGCAGGAGTTTGTTAGGGAGTGTTTAACAGCATGATACAAGCACACCAACATGCCTTTCCCCACGTTAGATATTCCTCAAAATGACAAAGTGCCCTCAGGTCAATAATTAAATAACTTGAAATGTGTGTAAAAAGAGCTCACAGCATGCCTTATCTATAATGTATACTTGCATAGACACCCTCAACTGATATTACACAAAGTGGGAGAAAATGTGTAACTGAAAATGTTGTTAAATGAGAATACAACTAGCATGAATactttaaatgtaatgtaatgtaatgttatgAGCCAGTTCTATTGAACTTATTTTTTGTTCACAGTATAAAGAGAAACCGGCTGGTGTTTCCTGGATTGCAGACCATGCTCTGCTCCTTATTCCCTGTGTATGTAAACTGAAAGACCTTCAACTAAGTAACAGATGGCTTCTGTTCAGGTAAGAATTGACATAACTGTTCCTTATCACTGAGGTAAGATAATAGGCACCTTTTAAACCTGGAAAGCAGACTATCACATTAAGGATCCCATTTATGCAACTATCCCTTATACTTCCCACCCTTctaccacccccctcctcctccttcctctcttcacccccccccccccccctccccctctcctccccctcctccttcctctcttcaaaccctctcctccccctctcctcctctttagcCTCGTGTGCTGTACAGGTCAGCATCCTCGGGGTGTCCCTGACCGTGGTCCACCAGTTTGGGGTCAGGCACAAATCGTGGTTTCactggaacacaaacaaaccaaacattCACTGAGAAGTGTGAGCAAAGGTGTGTCACTACAGATCTGATTGTGAGTCTAATAGACAGACAGAATCTTGTTAGTTTGCAGATTAAACTCACCAACACTGTCCTCGTTGACCACAACTTCTACAATCTCAGGAGCAACCAGCTCctcaggagcagaggggagaacTTCCTCTACAGCAGGAGTAGCCTCTACAGGGGCGGCCTCTACAGGAGCAGCCTCTACAGGGGCAGCCTCTACAGCAGGAGCAGCCTCTACAGCAGGAGCAGCCTCTACAGGAGCTGCCTCTACAGGGGCGGCCTCTACAGGGGCAGCCTCTTCTACTGGGGCGGCCTCTTCAACTGGGGCAGCAGCCTCTTCAACTGGGGCAGCAGCCTCTTCAACTGGGGCAGCAGCCTCTACAACTGGGGCAGCCTCTTCAACTGGGGCAGCCTCTTCAACTGGGGCAGCCTCTTCAACTGGGGCAGCCTCTACAACTGGGGCAGCCTCAACAACTGGGGCAGCAGCCTCTACAGGGACGGCCTCTTCTACAGGGGCAGCAGCCTCTTCAACTGGGGCAGCAGCCTCTACAGGGACGGCCTCTTCTACAGGGGCAGCAGCCTCTTCAACTGGGGCAGCAGCCTCTACAGGGACGGCCTCTTCTACAGGGGCAGCAGCCTCTTCAACTGGGGCAGCAGCCTCTACTGGGTCAGCAGCCTCTACAGGGACGGCCTCTTCTACAGGGGTGGCCTCTTCTACTGGGGCAGCAGCCTCTTCAACTGGGGCAGCAGCCTCTACTGGGGCAGCAGCCTCTACAGGGACAGCCTCTTCTACAGGGGTGGCCTCTTCTACTGGGGCAGCAGCCTCTTCAACTGGGGCAGCAGCCTCTACTGGGGCAGCAGCCTCTTCAACTGGGGCAGCAGCCTCTACAGGGACGGCCTCTTCTACAGGGGCAGCAGCCTCTTCAACTGGGGCAGCAGCCTCTACTGGAGCAGGAGCCTCTTCTGGAGCAGGAGCCTCTACTGGGGCAGCCTCTTCAACTGGGGCAGCAGCCTCTACTGGGGCAGCAGCCTCTTCTGGAGCAGGAGCCTCTATAAGGGTAGCCTCTTCTACAGGGAAAACCTCTACTGGAACAGCCTCTACTGGCGCAGCCTCTACTGGGGCAGCCTCTACTGGGGCAGCCTCTTCTACTGTAGCAGCCTCTTCAACTGGGGAAGCAGCCTCTACTGGGGCAGCCTCTTCTACAGGGGCAGCAGCCTCTACTGGGGCTGCCTCTTCTACAGGGGCAACCTCTACTGGAACAGCCTCTACTGGAACAGCCTCTGCTGGCGCAGCCTCTACTGGGGCAGCCTCTACTGGGGCAGCCTCTACAGGGGCAGCAGGCACAAGGCCAGTCTCAGGGGCTAGGCATGGCTCAGGTTCAACTTGAGATATCTCAAGGGCGGGGCTAGCCTCTGTCTGGGGCTCAGGGGCGGGGGCAGCCTCCCCCAGGGGGGCCGGGGCAGAGCTGGgctcagaggaggggaggtcgTCCACAGCAGGCGAAGCTGCTTCAGTCGATCCAGCCCCAGGGAGAGGCTTGGCAGGCGGCCCTTCTGGTTCAGAAACTGGAACTGGTGAAGCTTGCTGGTTTTAAACGAGGGGGAGACAGATGAATATACCATACTGTTGAAgtataataaatacaaatattatgaCTGTAATCATATCCTTAACATCCCTGTGAGATATATGTCATTGTGCATACTTTCCACATTGAAATCTCCTATAGTCTCTCGTTTCTACAGCACTTTCTAAACAGCATCTGGTGTGGGTCGTACCTCCAGACTGACAGCCGGCTCTTTGGGTTTGGATTTAAATACCGACGCCACTGATGAGGTGGTCCACTGGCTGGCGGAGTAAATCTTTGTTCCAGTGACCTgcagcagagacacacagacttcAGACGCGACCGTCTGGTCTTGTGTGGTTCATGTGTGACAAACGTGTTACCTCACCTTTAAGATGCCCACGGTTTGAGTGGGGTAGCAAACTGCAGTCCCTAAAGTGGTCATTCCCAGGGGAACACCTATTCTCTTGAGATGGGACCCTGTATAggacatgaagaaaaaaagtcCACTCAATTCAAACTAAGGTAAAGACTAATGTCCGATCTCACAACAAGCAGGATGTCCATACCCAGTTTATCACCAGTTAAAgtacaaataaaatatttcTTGTCAACATTAAGTCACTTGTTACCTTTCCTTGCCAGGATTAGCCCAGCGAGGCCAGAGACTCCGATCACACCGACCCTGGGGAGGAAACCAGGAGGGGGGTTTCTAAGGAAGTGATAGGTATCTAGGGAGAAGATGACATAAACAGGAAAGGTTGTTGGagatgtcaggtggctgagcggtgagggagtcgggctagtaatctaaaggtcgccagttcgattcccagccacaccatgacgttgtgtccttgggcaaggcacttcaccctatttgcctcggggggaatgtccctgtacttactgtaagtcgctctggataagagcgtctgctaaatgactaaatgtaacttaaTGTCATGACACTCTATTTTGACTAAAACTCCCAAAGTCCTCTGCTCACCTTGTCCAGAGCGATACACTGACACAACCCCAGTCTTGGCAGAGGCGTATGCACcctacaaacaaaaacaacaaaacggTTCAAGTGAATGTTTAGAGACGGGCCATTGGAACAGAACCCTAACCCCCCGTGTATTAATACTCCAGAGCaggggttcccaaccctggtcctcaagtaccccctgtcctgcatgttttacatGGTTCCATGCTCCAAACACACCCGAGTGTAATGAAAGGTCGTTATCAGGCTGAGGAACAGGATCAGTAACCCCTGCTTAGCACTAACCACACAAACATCCTTCTCAAGGCCCGAATCACACTCAGCATGCTGTTGATGTCAGTGTAAACAGAGTAACTTGTACCTTCACTCCTCTGACGTAGGGCTGCAGCCCCACCCGCACCACACCCAGGCCTCTCTGGAGCaaccctggctcctcctccacgtAGCGCATGGCCGGGGGGTCTGGGGCGTATATCGACAGCTGAGGACAAACAAGTGTGAAGAGGCGTCACCTCCTGATGCAACAAAGTAACAGGTGTAGTGGCATCTCTTGTCTGCCTGTGACTGGGATTAGAACTCGGTACTTCGTGACCACCACCTTTATAAACGCTGCTTCAATCAACCACCACACCAAAAAGTTAGCTATTCAACCGCGCGGGTGGGCGGTTTTTATACCATTTATAACTCGTTTACACCATTTATAACTCGTTTACACCTGCACAGATAAAACCTCCTATCTTAACAGACAGGGATGTGCTATTAGCAAGAACAAGCAAAATATAGCTATGTGTCTTCACGCTGCATGGCTAACACTTGGTTACCTCTCTCGGTGAGAGCAGCTGTGTTCGCTCTTCATTCATGGCGTAGACGCGGATCGAGGCTAGTCCCAGCACGGCCGGTACCGCCGCCAACTTCACCACctgtacacagacacatcctGTTCAGACACCTACACACGCATGCAACCTGCTTATgaataaaacatgtattttgaaGATaactttgtattttctgtagATCATATGATCTTAGTGGTAATATCATTCTTAAAGTAAACTGTCACCTCTTGGCCACTTGATAAAGTGATTTTAATTTGGTCCTGCAGTATATGTGACCCAGAATTATGCTCTATTATATTTGAACATGCTACAATATACTTATGACATATACATGTATTACATAGCATTTAATACATGTGTATGTCAGATAATACATAGAATGACAATCCTTATcatatcatatacacacacgtgcatttgCTTTAACGCTTTTACACCCTACTTTCCCTTATTTGACCTTGTTATATACAGCTCGTGATAATTGATCGATTAAACCCATGCAGTATATCGTCTTAAAAGGGACAGATTACAGAGGTCACCTTAATCCTAACAAGGAAATAATCACGGATGTGAATCTGTTCTCCAAATCCTTAAGGCGAGCAAATGTTGTGGAGATAAGTAGCTCACCATGTCATGGATTCAGTTTAATTACAGAACAACATGttctaaaagggggcgtggagACAATGGTATTGTATTCGCACGTTAATcgacaaatattacaaaaaatgtTAGGCAACATCGAAGAAGACACAATAGTTCATGTCATGTTATTCGCTTTCAATCTACACTGAGCGAAACGTGGTTGAAATTCACGTTATTTAAGATAGGAGAAACTTACTGTAGCAGCCATGATGGTTACtcccccctccgtctctctacCGGTAGTAGCGAAGGACTAACTTCAAAAAGCGTTGCACATTCAGTTCGTTGCAGGATTCGTTCGACTTACATGTATTCTTGATTATGATCTAAATAAATTCGATCTAAATAATTAAATTCGGTTATGTCTAACATGAAACTCTACGTTTTCTTTCTTTACATTTGCTttgacaataaaaaaaagatgaccCATGTTGTTATGCAGTAATTCATTTATTGGTTTTACAACTTGAGTTTACAACCTCGCACTGTATATATTTCTGAAAACAAAAGGCTACTTTCAATTCATAGGaagaataaatgtatttatcttTCTCGATAACACTTGTAATaatatactttcaaaaaagagCAATATGTTCCTTTTTTTAATGTTGCAGTGCAACTTACATCTTAGCTACACACCGACAGTGTGCTATGAGGCGCACACCTCAATGACACAGTGGAACCCTGGACAGCTTAGACTGAATTCGTGTTCAATGTTTCATAACATTGTGAGAACAATTACATTCCGAATAGCCTAAATGAAATACATTCTACAATACATGTACTGCTAGTCGTAAAATCTTGAAAATTGAGAGCAACAACTTGAGAGTAACAATTGTGGACACTTTGGAACTGTTATGGTAGCCAACAAGTGTCTCAAGACAAGTAATTAAACATTAAGGGTGAACCTCATAATACTGTACATGTTGTAGTATAATGTTCTACTGTATCAAGGGTTCAGACAACAAAAAGGCCTTTCAGGTGTCAGGACAGTCACTGCTCGATGGTAGTTCTGGTTAAAGCAATGTCCTGCCAAGAGTAAGGATACAAATATTAAGCGGCACAAAGGAGAACATTTTAAAGACAAGTTTATACCGTTACAAGGGAGCAAATGTCTAAAAAGAAACAATCCAGTTTGTCAGTCTGCAAAGGGAGGGTTAGTAAGGAGGTCATCACTTGTTTTGCGCAGAATGCAAACATATTGAAGTCCAACTTCCAAAACTCCCAAACAAATTCCCAGATAAATAATTGAAGCCGACTGTTTCAGGAAAACCCTTGAAAACAAGCCCATACATTCACATTGGAAGTACACAAAGATACGGAAAACTGAAGACGTGAGCAAATAAGTGAACCTGAATCAATCCCTAAGATCAGGAGGTAACGCTGGAACAGCTGGAGCCAAAACAGGCATTCAGAAAACGCAATGCTTTTTGAATTTTATCTTATTTTTCTAAGAAAAATATAAGTAAAAAGATTCTGTGCAGACAGAATCTAAAGATTGCATTCACAAGTATATAGTTCACAGTTTTAAATAGAGGGTGCTGCTATGCAAACataattcatattttttttacatatttatttatcaacCCCAATGGCACATGTACATGTTAACTATCATGCAGCTGTTGAATTTCAAAAATAAATCTCACCAAATCTTCAATGTCGATGGATAAAATCATTGTAACCGACAGAGACATATCAATAATGTAGTTTTACTAAATAATACCTGTGGAGGTGTACTGTAAACTACATCGTTTgactaaaataaaatgtacataaaaaatatacatattgaACTGTACATGTTAAACATGCAACATTCAAACATTCAACAAAAATGCATTATAAAACCCTACCAAGCTTTGCAAGCTGAAGTCCAAACCAAGCAAaactctgtcccagcctcagtgTTCCCTACACACATGATAACACAGACTAGACACTTAGACACTCTTCTCTGAGTCGCACAGTATCTGGCCCTGCAGGAATGTGCATTGTTGTAAGAATGATGTTCATGGCCTGTTGCTACATACCACCCTTGTCAAGCAGCATTAAAGGGAGAAATGAAAACCCTAACAGAGAGAAAGCGTCTTTCCTTCCGAGCAAGGAATGAAACTACCGTAGACACAATCAAACAAGGAGAAACACACTGCGAAAAAAGCCCCAAACTGTTTGCATCGTTGTGTCAGTTAGTCCTCTTTCCATCTATCATTTGtttgcatttttattttaattttttcttAAAGAAGAATGCTAGTTTCTCTTCAGGCATGCAGAATTGAAGCTCTTCCCATGTACCTTATGTACACTATGACTCTGTCTGTCCACATCGAACAGTGATTGGCTTGTTATATTATCTGCTGTTAGCAGTGAGGGGAGGCCCTGGCTGAACAGACatctgagagggaggaggagagggaggaggaggaggagagagagggggagggatgaggagagagaaggaggaggagtagaggaggagagaaagggggggagggagggggagagagagggagggaggaggaggaggagagggtcaggacTGGAGCTCCTCAGTCTCAAACGTGAGTCTCgatgaaggagtgtgtgtgcgtcatgacagggggggagaggggggagaggtccGAGGGCTGCAGATGAGGCTCTGCTGGGGTCGAGCTGAACTCGCAGATGTCCAAGAACAGCTCCTGGTGCAGCTGCTTCCAGTCCTGGAACATCTGGGACGTCAAAGCGGGGTTATCCAGAACCTGGCTGATGACGGCCAGGTCACCCTCTTTGGCCTGCAGGAAACAAGGCATGATCATTGAGGCTCAAACCATGTGTCACTTTCTAACCACAGTCACCCGTCAACGGACCAACCAATAAGATGTCAAGTTCTGGTCACGTGATCGAGGGGTCTTATGTTATGAAAATCCGTATCGGACTGGGTATGAAATCGGAATATTTTGCATTTTCATTCGTCAGACTCGAGTCTGCAAAGGCTTTCAGGAAAGTCCAGAGGAAGACGTCACCTTCAGCGTGCTGCGCAGGGCTCGTACGCGGTGCAGCCTGTCGTTAATGACGGGGTCGTTGCATCGCTTGACGAAGGAGGAACGGAACTCCTGCTTGGTGGAGGGTCTCTGGTGACCCAGGGGGGACAGGCTGGCCTGCTCTATGGAGCGGTACAACTCCTGGTAACCGTCCACCTGGTCGTGACATCCACGCTCTCTGGACCGGGAATCTGGAGGGAAAAGACCAACATACCAACGTGGAATCGGATCATTGCAACTCAGGGAGTCGTTTCTATCCTCCCTTGGCTGTGAACTCGCCAGGAAGCAGGTGTCGAGGCTGTAAGGAACACAAGGTGAAGCTGGGGATGACGCGCTGTAAGAAGCAGGGGAAGAGGGCTTTGGAACCTACCGGCCTTCCCGTGGGGTTTCCTGCCGTTGTGCTTCCTAACAGGCACCTcgtcatcctccctcctctcccccgggGGTACCGCGGGCCTCAGCCCCTGGCTGTCGGCAGCCTCCCTGTTCCTGGGGAGGCTCTGGCTgcgctgcttgtgtgtgtggccctgcAGGCCCCggcccagctcctccaggtccaCCAGGGGGAAGGGCCCGTCCCTGTCAGGGCAGCGGTGTCTCTGGGCCGGCAGGGTGGCCTGGCGCCGGCGCTCTGGGGACATGAGCAGCTGGCCCAGGCCCATGTAGCCGCTGCCGTAGCCGGCGTCGCTGTCGCCCGGGACAGTCTGGAGGAAGTGGAGCCCAGAGCTGGTGAGGGGCGTCTCGATCAGGTCCTGCCAGGACCGACGCTCCCGGTGGGAGGAGTGGTAGGAGGAGGCGTGGGCGCTGCCGGGCACGTCCGGACGGGAGTCCTCGGCTGAAGAGTGGGAGTAGGTGGACTCACTGGAGAAGTGACGCTCAGGGAAGGGACTGGAGGAGTTCAcctagggagaggaggagagggggagggggaggaggagagggggagggggggaagcagaggaggagagggggagggggaggggaggagagggggaggtgaggtgtggatgtggtgaatgtttctctgtgtgacgttagcagggctgccaacttttcaaaaaaaccttggagtgagatttggttCGGGCCAACCAACATTTTGCTGCGTACACAGCCCCCCGAGACAACATTTCACGTGTGTCTTACCCCTATGCTGCTTCAATCCGtgtgcctgcgcctcgtccattactgtttacaaGGCGTTGCCTTCTCAGCGTGACAAAATACAAGGTGTGgggtgagagcgtgtgtgaacTCAGATGatgtgagtcagatggctgtgcggtgagggagtcgggctagtaatcagaaggttgccggatcgattccccgccctgccaaaaaatgacgttgtgtccttgggcaaggcacttcaccctacttgcctcggggggaatgtccctgtacttactgtaagtcgctctggataagagcgtctgctaaatgacaaaaaacttaaaatgtaaatgtaaaatgaactggttgaaatgcatgtctcacggccaatgctgCGTAGGAGCTGCCAGCCCTGGGttagtgtgtggatgtggtgaaCATGCACATTTGAGCAGCAGGACCCGACTTACAGAAGGGGGGCGGTGGTAGGTGTCAAACTGCGAGGACATGGCCTCCTGTTTCAGGGTCATGGAGCCGTCCATCTCATCCTGGTCGCTCTCACTCCAGCAGTCTGACAGGACAcagcccaccacacacactcaacaagcTACTCCACATCGTTCACAGTGGACTTCTCATCCTCTCAGGAAGTCTTGATTTGCAAGAAAACAGAGTTGGAGACGTGCTGTGTGTCATCGAACGTAAACTCAGACCCCCTCACCTTCGTCTGGACGAGGAACCTTGTCATCAGGGGTGTAGCCGATGGCTGCCAGCCCCAGCCGGTTCATccacctgggaggaggagaggagagaggggacaggtgaCCTCAGGTGAAGAGGACTAACCGTCCACCACACAGCTGTTTAAGAACGGGCTTTCCTGAGTGGGAATCCTCCCAGAAATGATCCACGGTTTGGACGTCATGCGAGGGATAGAAAAACCAAGGCTGAAGGGAAGTTTTCCTCACCTGTTCATCTCCTCCAGACAGTCTGTGGCAAAAAAGAAACTCTTGATTTTGGGATGACAGGCTTTGAATGCACTGTGAGGGGAAGCAGAACAAAAACATCATTGTGTTACTACGGGAGACGTCTTGTTACTACGGGAGACATCCTGTTACTAAGGGAGACATCTTCAGCATCCCTGAGCTAGTTGGTATGTGTGTAGCAGAAGACGTGAAGCCTGGCCTAGTCTGCTCTGGTCCCTGCTCTggtccctgctctgctctggtccctgctctgctctggtacCTGCTCTGGTACCTGCTCTGGTCCCTGCTCTGGTCCCTGCTATGGTCCCTGCTCTGGTCCCTGCTCTGGTCCCTGCTCTGGTCCCTGCTCTGGTCCCTACTCAAGCCTCTCAGATGCAAACAGACATGCGCTCCCTCTGTCATGTAGTCGTGTAAGTACACAAGTGTTGTCTGTTCGCGCTCTCTCGAGACCTCCATGGCTTCCACAACATCCCCGTACAGCAGAAAGGTTTTCCTGTCtgaagctgtgtttgttttgtctttcaGCATATTGCGTAATATTTTCTTGCATAATCCCAAGAGATCTTACTGTTTTCTCCGGCATTCGATGGCCCGGTCTATCCGGAACTCTGGCAGGCTGATGAATCCTTCAGCCTTCTCATCCTGGGTAGCgtgggaagacagagaggaggtcgGAATTATCTTTATTGAGGTTTGTATCATAGACATAATTATAAAATCACACATCATACAATATCTTATTACTGAGTGCAGAAGGAACAGCATCAAGAAGCACTTCCTCAAATGGCACTTTGCTTGGAA
Coding sequences within:
- the LOC124468155 gene encoding fibrous sheath CABYR-binding protein-like isoform X1 codes for the protein MAATVVKLAAVPAVLGLASIRVYAMNEERTQLLSPRELSIYAPDPPAMRYVEEEPGLLQRGLGVVRVGLQPYVRGVKGAYASAKTGVVSVYRSGQDTYHFLRNPPPGFLPRVGVIGVSGLAGLILARKGSHLKRIGVPLGMTTLGTAVCYPTQTVGILKVTGTKIYSASQWTTSSVASVFKSKPKEPAVSLEQASPVPVSEPEGPPAKPLPGAGSTEAASPAVDDLPSSEPSSAPAPLGEAAPAPEPQTEASPALEISQVEPEPCLAPETGLVPAAPVEAAPVEAAPVEAAPAEAVPVEAVPVEVAPVEEAAPVEAAAPVEEAAPVEAASPVEEAATVEEAAPVEAAPVEAAPVEAVPVEVFPVEEATLIEAPAPEEAAAPVEAAAPVEEAAPVEAPAPEEAPAPVEAAAPVEEAAAPVEEAVPVEAAAPVEEAAAPVEAAAPVEEAAAPVEEATPVEEAVPVEAAAPVEAAAPVEEAAAPVEEATPVEEAVPVEAADPVEAAAPVEEAAAPVEEAVPVEAAAPVEEAAAPVEEAVPVEAAAPVEEAAAPVEEAVPVEAAAPVVEAAPVVEAAPVEEAAPVEEAAPVEEAAPVVEAAAPVEEAAAPVEEAAAPVEEAAPVEEAAPVEAAPVEAAPVEAAPAVEAAPAVEAAPVEAAPVEAAPVEATPAVEEVLPSAPEELVAPEIVEVVVNEDSVVKPRFVPDPKLVDHGQGHPEDADLYSTRG
- the LOC124468155 gene encoding fibrous sheath CABYR-binding protein-like isoform X2 — translated: MAATVVKLAAVPAVLGLASIRVYAMNEERTQLLSPRELSIYAPDPPAMRYVEEEPGLLQRGLGVVRVGLQPYVRGVKGAYASAKTGVVSVYRSGQDTYHFLRNPPPGFLPRVGVIGVSGLAGLILARKGSHLKRIGVPLGMTTLGTAVCYPTQTVGILKVTGTKIYSASQWTTSSVASVFKSKPKEPAVSLEQASPVPVSEPEGPPAKPLPGAGSTEAASPAVDDLPSSEPSSAPAPLGEAAPAPEPQTEASPALEISQVEPEPCLAPETGLVPAAPVEAAPVEAAPVEAAPAEAVPVEAVPVEVAPVEEAAPVEAAAPVEEAAPVEAASPVEEAATVEEAAPVEAAPVEAAPVEAVPVEVFPVEEATLIEAPAPEEAAAPVEAAAPVEEAAPVEAPAPEEAPAPVEAAAPVEEAAAPVEEAVPVEAAAPVEEAAAPVEAAAPVEEAAAPVEEATPVEEAVPVEAAAPVEAAAPVEEAAAPVEEATPVEEAVPVEAADPVEAAAPVEEAAAPVEEAVPVEAAAPVEEAAAPVEEAVPVEAAAPVVEAAPVVEAAPVEEAAPVEEAAPVEEAAPVVEAAAPVEEAAAPVEEAAAPVEEAAPVEEAAPVEAAPVEAAPVEAAPAVEAAPAVEAAPVEAAPVEAAPVEATPAVEEVLPSAPEELVAPEIVEVVVNEDSVVKPRFVPDPKLVDHGQGHPEDADLYSTRG